In Deltaproteobacteria bacterium, one genomic interval encodes:
- a CDS encoding MBL fold metallo-hydrolase yields the protein MKIKFAGAARTVTGSCYILEVAGHRFAIDCGMYQGNEEIEKRNWDMGIYDPEHIEFIVITHAHIDHSGLLPRLVQKGFRGPIYTTPPTKDLLKIMLLDSAHIQEMEAFWKTKRRLRHGDERIEPLYTQADAEKTYPLIKTVGYNEVFEPCSDIKVNLLDAGHILGAAHIELWVNDQGKTSKLVFSGDVGRPDQLLVNDPSVITEADFLLVESTYGNRDHKSDKESLDELAEAIAYSYEQGEKVIIPSFAVQRTQEMIYSLHLLSMDGRLPPDLPVIIDSPLAIRATEVFQRWQGYFDEETHDRIQKGENPLKLPQMRCTLSTQESMAINLMGPAVVISASGMANAGRIKHHLRHNLWRPGASIVFAGFQAQGTTGRRIVDGAEKVKIFNEDIAVKAKIFTINRFSSHAGQSQLLDWIGHFGNQEMQIFLIHGEYEAQQILAELIVKRFGFKVHIPDYLEESVLVAGREATYAEFPGKASPRIDWNYLLSDMESKMATLRDRTKQIESKPWVDQTDLRDHLVEVNSHLLEILSQT from the coding sequence ATGAAGATCAAGTTTGCGGGTGCTGCAAGAACAGTCACGGGGTCCTGTTATATTCTGGAGGTTGCGGGACATCGGTTTGCCATAGACTGCGGTATGTATCAGGGAAATGAGGAAATCGAGAAAAGAAACTGGGATATGGGTATCTATGATCCCGAGCATATCGAGTTCATAGTTATCACCCATGCCCATATCGACCATTCGGGATTGCTGCCTCGGCTGGTTCAGAAAGGTTTCCGCGGTCCAATTTACACAACGCCACCGACCAAAGACCTTCTGAAAATAATGCTTCTGGACAGCGCTCATATCCAGGAGATGGAAGCGTTTTGGAAAACGAAAAGACGGCTTCGTCATGGAGACGAAAGAATAGAACCCCTCTACACACAAGCCGATGCGGAAAAAACCTATCCACTGATTAAGACCGTTGGCTACAATGAAGTTTTTGAGCCCTGTTCGGATATCAAGGTCAATTTACTGGATGCCGGACATATCCTTGGGGCTGCCCATATTGAATTATGGGTGAATGATCAGGGAAAAACCTCGAAACTTGTCTTTTCCGGTGACGTGGGACGCCCGGATCAACTGTTGGTGAATGATCCTTCGGTTATAACAGAGGCGGACTTTCTTCTTGTTGAATCGACGTATGGGAACCGTGATCATAAAAGCGATAAAGAGAGCCTGGATGAGTTAGCTGAAGCCATTGCTTACAGCTATGAACAGGGTGAAAAAGTGATTATTCCGTCTTTTGCCGTTCAAAGAACCCAAGAGATGATTTATTCGCTTCACCTCCTTTCCATGGATGGTCGGCTTCCTCCCGATTTACCGGTCATTATCGACAGCCCTTTGGCAATTCGGGCAACCGAGGTATTCCAGCGCTGGCAGGGATATTTTGATGAAGAAACCCATGACAGGATTCAGAAAGGAGAAAACCCCCTGAAGCTGCCCCAGATGCGATGCACGCTTTCAACACAGGAATCCATGGCCATTAATTTAATGGGGCCGGCCGTTGTTATTTCCGCCAGTGGTATGGCCAATGCCGGCCGTATCAAGCATCACCTGCGCCACAACCTTTGGCGGCCCGGGGCCAGTATTGTCTTTGCCGGATTTCAAGCCCAAGGTACGACGGGCAGAAGGATCGTTGATGGTGCCGAGAAGGTAAAAATCTTCAATGAAGATATTGCTGTAAAAGCAAAAATATTCACGATCAATAGGTTCTCCTCCCACGCAGGTCAAAGTCAGCTTCTAGACTGGATTGGTCATTTCGGAAATCAGGAAATGCAGATCTTCCTGATTCATGGTGAATATGAAGCCCAGCAGATTTTGGCTGAGTTGATCGTGAAGCGGTTCGGCTTCAAGGTCCACATCCCGGATTACCTGGAAGAGTCCGTGCTTGTTGCCGGCAGGGAAGCAACGTATGCGGAATTTCCGGGAAAAGCCTCACCTCGGATTGATTGGAATTATCTCTTATCTGATATGGAATCAAAAAT